The genome window AGGTGCTGTCGTCCCGTCCCGAGGATCGGCGCGCCCTGATCGAGGAGGCGGCTGGCATCGTCCGCTACCGCAACCGCAAGCGGGAAGCCGTCAAAAAATTGGAGGAGACGCAGCAGCACCTGATCCGCCTAGGCGATATCATCGGAGAATTGGAACAGCAGTTGGCCGCCATCAGCAGCCAGGCAGAACTGGCCCGGCGCTATCAGACCCTTGAGGTCGAACGGAAAGAGGTCGAATTGGGGCTGCTCGTCGTTGACTGGGAAGAGATGACGGCGACGATGGAGCAAACCCGGCGGGAACTGGACCGTTTTTCGGCGCTCCTCTGGGAAAAGGAAGTCCAGTTGGCCACTCTTGAAGGCGCTGAGGCGGACGCCGCGCTGGCGGCCCGCCAGGCAGAAGAGGCGCTCATGGCTACCCGCCAGGAGGCCCACCGCCGATCGGAAGGCGTGATCGCGCTGCAAGGCCGGTTGAATGTTGTCCGGGAACGGATCAAGGGGCTTGCGGCGCAACTTCAACTGTTGACAAGGGAACAGGAACAGTCCAGGTTGGCGCTGGCCGAATTGCGAAACCGGGAAGGGGAGCAGCGGGAACGGCGGCGGCTGGTGGCTGAGGAATTGACAGCCTCCCGGCAGGAGGTTGACGCCCGGCTCGCCCGCAGCGCTGCCGCACGGGAAGCCGTGACCGCTGCGGAAAAGGAGATCGCCGACCTCCGGCGGAGGCTTTTCGATTCAGCCCAGGCTTTGGCGCGCTTGCGGACGCAGTTGCATGAGGCAGACCTGCGCGCCGCTCGTCAGGAGGCCCAGGTCCGCCGTTTGGAAGAGGAGCGGGAGCGTTCTCGTTCCCGTGCGTCTGAACTGGAAGGGGAGGCGGACCGCCTTCGCCAAGAGGCTGCCGCCAGGGAACGGCAAAGGGCGGACAAGCAAGCCGAGCGAGACGCCGGCGCGGCGGAGAAGGCGCAATGGAGAGGACAGTCGAACGAACTGGATCACCGGCTCAGCCAGACGATGCGGCGCTGGCAGGAGGTCTCAGCCCGGCGTAAGGCCATCGAGGCGATGGAAAAGACCTATGAAGGATTCGCTTCCGGCGTTCGCGAGGTGCTGGCCCAGGTGAAGGCCGGCAACCCCCAGTTTCAGGGGATCATCGGCGTCTTCAGCGACCTGATCGAGGTGCCGCCAGGGTTGGAGACGGCGATGGACGTGGCATTGGGCGGCGGGATGCAGAACATCGTCACTGAGGATGATCAGGGGGCGCGGGGCGCCATCGAGCATCTGAAGCGGACGCGCAAGGGACGAGCGACCTTCCTGCCTTTAAAAAGCCTCCAGGTTTACGGTGGTCCGGGACGGGAGGTCTTGAACCAGCCGGGTGTGATCGGGTGCGCTGCCGACCTTGTCCGTTGCGCGCCCGCCCATATGCCGGCCGTTCGTTTCCTCCTGGGCAGGACCTTGGTGATGGAAAACCTGCAGGGCGCCCTCCAATTCGCCCGGCAGACGCGCTACCAGTGGCGGATCGTCACGCTAGAAGGCGATCTGCTGCAGCCTGGCGGCAGCGTGACCGGCGGCAGCCAGGGTCAAAGGGGTGGTCAGACCTTCCTGCGCCGGCGCGAGTTGGCGCTTCTCGCCGAAGAGGAGCAGACCTTGGGGCTGGCGATCAGCGATCTCAAACAGCAGCGGGAGGAGGCGGCCGAGCAGATCGGGCGCCTGGAAGGACAGATCCAGGAGCGGGAAAGGGCGATCACCCATCTGGATGCCGAAAAGGCGGCCAATGCCGCCGATCTCGCCCGTTTGCAGCGGGGGATTGAGCAGGAGGCGCGCCAGACCCGCGGCGTCGAGGGCGAACTGGCGATCCTGCAAGACGATCTGACGAGTCTGATGGCGGAAAAGGCGCGCTTGCAGGATGAAATGGCTGCCGGAGAGGCGGAAGCGGGGAACCTGGAGACGGCCATGAGCGAGCGCCAGGCCGAACTGGAACGCCTGCGCGCAGCAGGGGAAGATGACCGCGAGGACCTCACCCGTTGGCAGTTGGCTCTCGCCCGGCTGGAGGAGGAGATTCGAGGCATCGACCAGTCCCTCGCCGCTCTCCACACAGAGATCCGCAAGAACGAAAAAGAAATCGGCGAGAAGGAACAACGCTGCCGGACGGCGAACGGGGAAATGGCCGCTTGCGCCGAAGAACAGGTTCATATGGAAAAGGATTTGGCTGCTGCTGTCGCCGAAGAGGCCGACGCCCTGGAACAGGCGCGTCTGCGCCAGGAGGAGCAGGCCGAGGCCGATCGCCGGCACAAAGAGACGGTGGAGCGCCGCAAAGCGGTGTCGGCGGAGGTTCAGCCCCTCCGGGAGAAGGTGCACCAGCAGGAGGTGCATTTGGCCCGTCTCGACACCGAGAAAGACACCCTCACGCAGCGTCTCGCCGAGCAGTGGGACTTGTCGCCGGAGCAAGCCCGTGAGCGGGGCCGCCGGCCCGAAGACCGCCGGGCGGCGCAAAAGCGGTTGAATCAACTGCGCGCCCAGCAAAAGGACATGGGACCGGTCAACCTCTTGGCTATCGAGGAGGAGGAGCGCTTACAGGAGCGCGCCCAGTTCCTCTCCCGCCAGCACGAGGACCTGATGGCGGCGAAGGGAACGCTGGAACAGGTGATCGCAGAGATCGAAGGGATCATGGTTCGCCGCTTCGGCCAAGCCTTTGGGGAGATCAACAGCCGCTTTGGCGAGGTCTTTGCCGACCTCTTTCAGGGAGGGAGGGCAGAACTGGCCCTCACCGCTCCCGGCGATCTGTTGACAACCGGCGTGGACATCCTCGCCCAGCCGCCAGGCAAGAAGCTGGTCAACCTGTCCCTCCTCTCAGGCGGCGAACGGGCGTTGACGGCCATCGCCCTGCTCTTCGCGCTATTGCAGTTCCGACCGAGCCCCTTCTGCGTTCTCGACGAGATCGAGGCAGCCCTCGACGAGGCCAATGTGGCCCGTTTTGGCCGTTACCTGCAGAGTCTCTCTGAAAAGAGCCAGTTCATTGTCATCTCCCACCGTAAAGGGACGATGGAAAGCGCTGACTACCTCTATGGCGTGACGATGCAGGAGGCCGGCGTTTCCAAACTGATCTCGGTGCGCATGACCCGGCCTGACGAGAACAGCGCCTGAGGATAAATCTTGGATGTTTTCGGATACTACTTGTGATTTCACGGAGGTGGAACGGTGACCGGTTTTTTCAGCCGACTAAAAGAAGGACTCACCCGGACACGGCAAAACCTGGTCGAGAAGGTGGAAGCCCTGGTGACGGGGCGGCCCAAGATCGATGAGGAACTCTTTGAGGAGTTGGAAGAGGCCTTGATCAGCGCCGACGTGGGCGCCGACACGTCCCTCGATCTGGTGGAACGGCTTCGCCGGACTGTCAAGGAGCAGAAGATCAGCGATCCGGCGCGGATCAAGGACCTGCTCCAAGAGGAGGTCGCCCGCATCCTGGGCAATCAGGCCCAGCCTGTCGCTTTCGATCATCAGCCCACTGTCGTCCTGATCGTCGGCGTCAACGGCGTCGGCAAGACGACGACCATCGCCAAACTGGCCCACCGCTGGAAGCAGGAGGGGCGTAAGGTCCTCCTGGCTGCCGGCGACACCTTCCGGGCGGCGGCCATCGACCAGTTGGAGATCTGGGGCCAGCGTGTCGGCGTGGAGGTCATCCGTCACCAGGAGGGATCCGATCCGAGCGCCGTCGCCTTTGACGCCGTCCAGGCGGCCGTGAGCCGGGGCGTCGACGTGCTGATCATCGATACGGCCGGCCGATTGCACAACAAGTCCCACCTGATGAACGAGTTGAGCAAGATCAACCGGGTTCTCGACCGGGCGCTGCCCGGCGCTCCCCATGAAACCCTGTTGGTCCTGGACGCCACGACAGGGCAGAACGCCGTCAGCCAGGCGCGCCTCTTCAGTGAGGCCGTGGGCTTGACCGGTCTCGTGCTGACCAAGCTGGACGGCACGGCCAAAGGCGGCGTCATCCTGGCCATCGCGGCGGAGATGCAGGCGCCTGTCAAGTTCATCGGCATCGGCGAAAAGATGGACGACCTGCGCGACTTCGATCCCCCTGAATTTGCTCGCGCCTTGTTCGGCTAAACACGACATTGAAGGAGGAGTCATCATGCCTATCGTCAACATCACCATGCTCGAAGGCCGCACAGAAGACCAGAAGCGCGCCGCCACCCAGGCCATCACCGAGGCGCTCGTCCAGCACTGCGGCGCCAAAACGGAAAATGTGGTCATCACCATCGTCGACGTGCCGACGACCAACGTGTACATGAACGGCATGCTCGTCAGCGATAGAAGGAGGAATCCTGGTTGAAGGCTTCCATCGCCATCATCGGCGGGACGGGCGTCTATGACCCGTCCATGATTGGAGATCCCCGTGACGTCAAAGTAGATACCCCTTATGGAACGGTTTCCTTGAAACTGGGCAACTACGCCGGCAAGGATGTGGCCTTTTTGAACCGCCATGAGGAGGGCCATTCGGTCCCTCCTCATCTCGTCAACTACCGGGCCAACATCCTGGCGTTGAAGCGGCTCGGCGTTCGGCAGATCATCGCCACCGCCGCCGTCGGTTCCCTCAACGAGGCAATGGGGACGAACAGCCTCGTCGTCATCGATCAGTTCCTCGACTTCACGAAGGCGCGGCCGAGCACCTTTTTTGAGGGCGGCGCCAACGGCGTCATCCATACCGACGTGACCCACCCGTACTGCGCCCGGATCCGGCAGACCATGCTGGAGGCGGCCAAGGCGGAGCAGTTGAGCGCCCATGACGGCGGGGTCTATGTCTGCACCGAAGGCCCCCGTTTTGAAACGCCGGCGGAGATCCGCATGTACAAGATGTTGGGCGGCGACCTGGTGGGGATGACGAGCGTCCCTGAAGCGCCGCTGGCCCGGGAGGCGGAGATGTGCTACGCCACCGTCTGCATGGTGACCAACTTCGCCGCCGGCATCTCGCCGCAGGTGCTGACCCATATGGAAGTCCTCGACGCCATGAAGGCGAACATAGAGAACCTTAAACGCCTGACGATGCGGACCATCGCCATGCTGGAACCGGAGGCCGACTGTGAGTGCCAGCATGCGCTGGCCGAATTCGGCGGCTTTACGCTGTAAGGGGAAAGGGGATCACCGTTGGATACGATGCGCTGGCAGGACGATCACCTGCTGCTTCTCGATCAGACCAAACTGCCCTTGACGGAAGAGTACATTGAATGCTGGGATCACATCATCCTCTGTGACGCCATCAAAAAACTGAAGGTCCGCGGCGCCCCGGCCATCGGCGCCGCCGCCGCTTTCGGCGTCGCCCTGGCGGCCCTCAACTACACCGGCGAGGACCGGGATGAGTTTGCCGCCGATGTCAAAAAGGCGATCGCCGATCTGGGCAAGACGCGCCCGACGGCGGTCAACCTCTTCTGGGCCTTGCGGCGCATGGAGGCCATCCTGGAAGACATTCGAACATACAGCGTCAAAGAACAGCAGGAACGACTCGTCGCTGAGGCCAAGGCGATCTTCGATGAAGACCGGGCTATGAACGAGCAGATGGGCCAGTACGGCCTCGAACTGATCCCCGAGAGCGCCGGTATCCTGACCCACTGCAACGCCGGCGCCCTGGCGACGGCCGGCTTCGGCACGGCCCTCGGCGTCATCCGGGCGGCCCACCAGGCCGGCAAGGAGATCTCCGTCTTCGCCGATGAGACTCGACCGCTCCTGCAAGGGGCGCGCTTGACTGCCTGGGAACTGATGCAGGACGGGATCCCCGTCACCCTGATCACCGATTCCATGGCAGCCTATGTGATGAAACAGAAGCTCGTCGACCTGGTCATCGTCGGCGCCGACCGGATCACGGCCAACGGCGATGTGGCCAACAAGATCGGCACCTATGGCGTGGCCCTTGCGGCCAAAGCCCACGGTATCCCCTTCTACGTGGCGGCGCCGGTGTCCACCTTCGACCTGAGCCTCGAATCGGGCCTTCAGATCCCCATCGAGGAGCGCGATACGGAGGAGGTCCGCCGCGTCGGCGACTCGATCACGGCGCCGCCGGGGGTGCCTGTCTACAACCCGGCCTTCGATGTCACCCCAGCCGAACTGGTGACGGCCTTCATCACCGATCGTGGCGTTTTCCGCCCCCCCTACCTGGAGACGTTGCGGGCGATGGCGGAAACAAAGTGAATGTGATTTTCTCGATTGCCTGACGGAGACAAGCAAGCAGTTAGATAAAGTAGCAAGCGCAGGCGACGCGTCATGAAGAGGAGAGTTGTTTGTGGCGAGAATCCTGATCCAAGGGGGCATGGTGCTGCCGATGACCTCTCGCACCGCCATTGGGCGGGGGGATGTCTATGTGGAGGACGGCATCATCGCCGACATCTTCCCGGGAAGCGCCCCGGAAGCGATCTTCGGTCCTGATCTGCAGGTGATAGACGCCCGCAACAAGGCGGTTTTGCCGGGACTGGTCAATGCCCATACCCATGCGGCCATGACCCTGTTCCGCAGCTACGCCGACGACTTGCCCTTGATGCGCTGGCTCAATGAAAAGATCTGGCCGGCCGAAGCTAACCTGACCGGCGACGATGTCTACTGGGGCACCCAACTGGCAGCGGCCGAGATGCTCAAATCAGGCACCACCGTCTTTGCCGACATGTACTTTTTCATGGACCGTGTGGCCGAGGCGGTCGCCGAAAGCGGCATGCGGGGCCATCTCAGCCGGGGAATGATCAGCGTCGCTGGTGAAGCGAACGGCAACAAGGGCCTGAGTGAGTCGGAAGCGCTCTTTTCTGACTGGAACAACGGCGCCGACGGCCGGATCCGCGTCTGGCTGGGGCCCCATGCGCCCTATACCTGCAACCCTGATTACCTGAAAAAGGTGATGGCCCTGGCCGATCGGCTGGGGACGGGCCTGCACATCCACTTGGCCGAAACGCGGACAGAGGTGGAGGACATCACCAAACAGTACGGCCAATCGCCGATCCTGCTGATGGACAGCATCGGACTCTTTGAGCGGCCCGTCCTGGCGGCCCACTGTGTTCATCTGACCGAAGCGGAAGAGGAGATCCTGGCCGCGAAAAAAGTCGGTGTCGCCCACAACCCCGAAAGCAACATGAAACTTGCTTCCGGCATCGCGCCCGTCGAGAGCCTGCGCAAACGCCAGGCTGTGATCGGGCTGGGCACTGACGGCGCATCCAGCAATAACAACCTGGATCTGATCGAGGAGATGCGCCAGGCCGCCTTCCTGCAAAAGGTCAACCTCTTCGATCCCACGGCCATGCCGGCTTACGCCGTCTTGGAGATGGCCACCATCGGCGGCGCCCGGGCCTTGGGCTGGGATGACGCGATCGGCTCCCTGGAAGCCGGCAAGCGCGCCGATATCATCGTCGTCAACATGGACCAACCCCACCTGTGTCCTGACTTCGATCCTGTGGCCCACCTGGTGTACTCGGCCCGTGGATCGGACGTGGAAACAGTGCTCGTCGACGGCCAGGTCCTGGTGCGCGACGGGAAACTGGTCCGCATGAATGAAAAGCGGATCATGGAGGAAGCGCGGGCGCGAGCAATTCGTTTGACGACGCCGCAGGCATAGCGGCAGGAATCCTGCTCCGAAAGGAGAATATAACCCTCATGGGGTTCTTACTCCTTTTGGAAGGAGCCGGGTGATGGAATACTTCGTCATCGGAATGAGCGCCGTCGTCCTGCTTTTGCTCACCTATCGGTGGCAAGAGGGTCGGCGGCATTCGGTATACAGCGACGACCGATCAAAACAGACGGCACTCCTGGAACGGAGACTGGCCGATCTGGAGGGACAAGTCGCTTTTCTCGCTCTCGAACGGGATGACGCCTTGCGGACCATCGAGTCCCAGCGGATGGCCCAGGAGGAACTGGATGAGTTGACTCGCCAGAATTACATCCTCCATGAGATCAATCGGGCCATCAACACCACTGTCGATGAAGGGGAGATCGTCACCATCATCCTGCAGGCGATGGTGACGTTGACGGGCGCCGAATCGGCGTCGATTATCCTCTTCGATGGGGAAGATGTGCGGATTGTCAGCCACTGCGGTTTTGTTGAGGGCGCGCCGGAAAGCCCGGACGACGTGTTTCGAGAAAGCGTCGCCTGGAAGGTGCTTACAACCGGGCAGCCCTTCATCCATGACGATCCCGGCGAGTACCGCCGGTACCGTCCATCGCTGGTCAACTATGTCGCTTCCATCCCCTTGACTTTTATTAAAGAGGTCATCGGTTGCATCAACATCCATTCCATGGGACCGCGCTACCTGCTCACCCCTTCGAAGGCGGAGATCCTGCAGATCCTGGGCGGCCAGGCCGCGCTCGCTTTGAAAAACGCCAGCATGTATCACCAGTTGAAACGGCAGAACGAATACTTCGCCCGGCAGGCTGTCACGGACGGCTTGACAGGCTTGCACAATCACCGCTTCTTTCAACAGCGCTTGCAGGAACTGATGAAGGAAAGCGAAACCTTGGAACGGCCGGTCACCTTGCTGCTGTTTGATATCGACCATTTCAAACGCTGCAACGACACCTACGGTCATCCCTGTGGCGACGAGATCCTCCGGCAGATCGCCGGCATCCTGCGCAGCCAACTGAGACCGCAGGAGGTTGCCGCCCGTTATGGCGGTGAGGAGTTTGCCGTCATTCTGCCGGACGCCGATCTCCACCGTGGGATCGAACGGGCGGAACAAATCCGTCAGGCTGTGGCGAACTTCTGTTTCCAGAACCCTGATCGGACCTTGTGCCTGAATATGACCGTCAGCATCGGTGTTTCTGAGAAATTGGCCGATTGGGACAAGTCACGATTGATTGAAGCGGCGGATCGCGCCCTTTACCGGGCTAAGGGACAGGGACGCAACCGCGTCTGCGCTGACTTGGACCGGGAGATATCTATGGAAGCCGGCTGATACTGGGCAGACGTATTCCGCTTCACTAGAAGCAAACATACGAGGCGTAATGCAACAGAAGCGCCTGATTGTCAACAAAGGAAGGCTTTTGCCTTCCTTTGTCGCGTGAAGGAGAAAACCTTGACAGTTCCGGTTCTTCATAGTAGAATCTATGAAGTGTCAAGTCTCCTCCCTTTACAGAAGGGTTTTGTGATGGAAGAAAGACCACTGGAAAAACTGACGCGGATGGCCCTGCTCAACGACTTTTACGGTCAACTGTTGACGGAACGTCAGCGACAGGTTCTGTCCCTTTATTATGAGGATAATTTCTCCCTGGCGGAGATCGCCGAGGAGTTCTCCGTAACGCGCCAAGCCGTTTTTGACCTTTTAAAACGGGCCGAGAAGATCCTCCTGGGTTATGAAGACAAGCTGGGATTGGTCAAACGCTGGCAGGAGGAACGGCGCCAACTGTCGGAAGTTTTGGCGCAACTGCAACGCTGTCATGGCGACGGCGATTGGGGACGGTTGGAAGCGGCTATCCTCCGTCTGAAGGAAATGCTCGACGAAAGCGGGGGAGCCACCGATGGCCATGTTTGAGGGACTGGCGGAAAAACTGCAAAACACCTTCAAAAAGCTGCGTGGCAAGGGAAAGGTGTCTGAGGCCGACGTCGCTGAGGCGATGCGGGAGGTCCGCATGGCCCTGCTGGCGGCTGACGTAAGCCTGAAGGTTGTCAAGGATTTTGTGGCTCGCGTCAAGGAGCGGGCTGTCGGTCAAGAGGTCCTGGAAAGCCTGACGCCTGGTCAGCAGGTCGTCAAGGTTGTCTATGAAGAACTGGTCGCCCTGATGGGGGGGACCTCATCGAAACTCACCTTGTCGCCGAAACCGCCGACAGTGGTCATGCTCGTGGGCCTGCAAGGCGCTGGTAAGACGACGACTGTGTCAAAACTGGGCCTGTTCCTGCGCAAACAGGGGCGCCGGCCCCTCCTGGCGGCCTGTGACGTCTACCGCCCTGCTGCTGTTAAACAGCTCCAGGTCCTGGGCAATCAACTGGATCTTCCTGTCTTTTCCATGGGCACGGGCATCAGCCCTGTCGACATCGCCAAAGGCGCCGTGGAGCATGCTGTCGCCCACGGCCGTGATATGGTCCTGCTGGACACAGCCGGTCGTTTGCACATCAACGAAGAGTTGATGGAGGAACTGAAATCGATTAAGTCCTCTGTCCGCCCCCATGAGATCCTGCTCGTCGTGGATGCCATGACCGGTCAGGATGCCGTCAATGTGGCCGAATCCTTCCACGGGCAACTGGGACTTGACGGGGTGATCCTGACCAAACTGGATGGCGACGCCCGCGGCGGCGCCGCCCTGTCCGTCAAGGCGGTCACCGGCTGTCCGATCAAGTTCGCCGGCATGGGTGAAAAACCGGATGCCCTGGAGCAATTCCACCCCGATCGGATGGCCTCGCGCATCCTGGGGATGGGCGATGTGCTCACCCTGATCGAGAAGGCCCAGGCCAACATGGACGCCCAAATGGCCAAAGACATGGAACAGCGGCTGCGCAAGGCCGAGTTCACCTTGGAAGATTTCCTGGCCCAGATTCAACAGATGAAAAAGATGGGGCCGTTGGACCAACTGATGGGCATGATGCCGGGCATGAACAAGATGAAGGCGCTTAAAGACGTGCAGATCGACGATAAAGACATGAAGCATGTGGAGGCTATCATCCTGTCCATGACGCCGGAGGAGCGGCGCAATCCCCAGATCCTCAAGGACAGCCGCAAGCGACGCATCGCCCGCGGTTCCGGCACATCGGTCCAGCAGGTGAACAACCTGCTCAAGACTTTTGAACAGACGCGCAAGATCTTTAAGCAGTTTGCCGATATGCGCGGCGGCAAGGGGCCTGGCAAAGGTCCCGGCGGCAAGAAGGGCATGTTCCGGATGCCGTTCATGAAGTAAGCCATCCATGGCAACCCTTTTTCGGGAAGTCAAGCAAGAGCGCGGAACCTTTTGGCAGA of Heliomicrobium undosum contains these proteins:
- a CDS encoding putative DNA-binding protein is translated as MEERPLEKLTRMALLNDFYGQLLTERQRQVLSLYYEDNFSLAEIAEEFSVTRQAVFDLLKRAEKILLGYEDKLGLVKRWQEERRQLSEVLAQLQRCHGDGDWGRLEAAILRLKEMLDESGGATDGHV
- a CDS encoding tautomerase family protein, whose protein sequence is MPIVNITMLEGRTEDQKRAATQAITEALVQHCGAKTENVVITIVDVPTTNVYMNGMLVSDRRRNPG
- a CDS encoding GGDEF domain-containing protein; this encodes MEYFVIGMSAVVLLLLTYRWQEGRRHSVYSDDRSKQTALLERRLADLEGQVAFLALERDDALRTIESQRMAQEELDELTRQNYILHEINRAINTTVDEGEIVTIILQAMVTLTGAESASIILFDGEDVRIVSHCGFVEGAPESPDDVFRESVAWKVLTTGQPFIHDDPGEYRRYRPSLVNYVASIPLTFIKEVIGCINIHSMGPRYLLTPSKAEILQILGGQAALALKNASMYHQLKRQNEYFARQAVTDGLTGLHNHRFFQQRLQELMKESETLERPVTLLLFDIDHFKRCNDTYGHPCGDEILRQIAGILRSQLRPQEVAARYGGEEFAVILPDADLHRGIERAEQIRQAVANFCFQNPDRTLCLNMTVSIGVSEKLADWDKSRLIEAADRALYRAKGQGRNRVCADLDREISMEAG
- the smc gene encoding chromosome segregation protein SMC; amino-acid sequence: MVLKRIELNGFKSFADKTEILLSPGLTVVVGPNGSGKSNVADAIRWVLGEQSPRSLRGSKMEDVIFAGSDRRKPVGMAEVSLTLDNEKGMLPVDYREVTVTRRVFRSGDSDYLLNRSPCRLRDLQELFSDTGLGREGISIIGQGRVDEVLSSRPEDRRALIEEAAGIVRYRNRKREAVKKLEETQQHLIRLGDIIGELEQQLAAISSQAELARRYQTLEVERKEVELGLLVVDWEEMTATMEQTRRELDRFSALLWEKEVQLATLEGAEADAALAARQAEEALMATRQEAHRRSEGVIALQGRLNVVRERIKGLAAQLQLLTREQEQSRLALAELRNREGEQRERRRLVAEELTASRQEVDARLARSAAAREAVTAAEKEIADLRRRLFDSAQALARLRTQLHEADLRAARQEAQVRRLEEERERSRSRASELEGEADRLRQEAAARERQRADKQAERDAGAAEKAQWRGQSNELDHRLSQTMRRWQEVSARRKAIEAMEKTYEGFASGVREVLAQVKAGNPQFQGIIGVFSDLIEVPPGLETAMDVALGGGMQNIVTEDDQGARGAIEHLKRTRKGRATFLPLKSLQVYGGPGREVLNQPGVIGCAADLVRCAPAHMPAVRFLLGRTLVMENLQGALQFARQTRYQWRIVTLEGDLLQPGGSVTGGSQGQRGGQTFLRRRELALLAEEEQTLGLAISDLKQQREEAAEQIGRLEGQIQERERAITHLDAEKAANAADLARLQRGIEQEARQTRGVEGELAILQDDLTSLMAEKARLQDEMAAGEAEAGNLETAMSERQAELERLRAAGEDDREDLTRWQLALARLEEEIRGIDQSLAALHTEIRKNEKEIGEKEQRCRTANGEMAACAEEQVHMEKDLAAAVAEEADALEQARLRQEEQAEADRRHKETVERRKAVSAEVQPLREKVHQQEVHLARLDTEKDTLTQRLAEQWDLSPEQARERGRRPEDRRAAQKRLNQLRAQQKDMGPVNLLAIEEEERLQERAQFLSRQHEDLMAAKGTLEQVIAEIEGIMVRRFGQAFGEINSRFGEVFADLFQGGRAELALTAPGDLLTTGVDILAQPPGKKLVNLSLLSGGERALTAIALLFALLQFRPSPFCVLDEIEAALDEANVARFGRYLQSLSEKSQFIVISHRKGTMESADYLYGVTMQEAGVSKLISVRMTRPDENSA
- a CDS encoding amidohydrolase; this encodes MARILIQGGMVLPMTSRTAIGRGDVYVEDGIIADIFPGSAPEAIFGPDLQVIDARNKAVLPGLVNAHTHAAMTLFRSYADDLPLMRWLNEKIWPAEANLTGDDVYWGTQLAAAEMLKSGTTVFADMYFFMDRVAEAVAESGMRGHLSRGMISVAGEANGNKGLSESEALFSDWNNGADGRIRVWLGPHAPYTCNPDYLKKVMALADRLGTGLHIHLAETRTEVEDITKQYGQSPILLMDSIGLFERPVLAAHCVHLTEAEEEILAAKKVGVAHNPESNMKLASGIAPVESLRKRQAVIGLGTDGASSNNNLDLIEEMRQAAFLQKVNLFDPTAMPAYAVLEMATIGGARALGWDDAIGSLEAGKRADIIVVNMDQPHLCPDFDPVAHLVYSARGSDVETVLVDGQVLVRDGKLVRMNEKRIMEEARARAIRLTTPQA
- the mtnA gene encoding S-methyl-5-thioribose-1-phosphate isomerase, which translates into the protein MDTMRWQDDHLLLLDQTKLPLTEEYIECWDHIILCDAIKKLKVRGAPAIGAAAAFGVALAALNYTGEDRDEFAADVKKAIADLGKTRPTAVNLFWALRRMEAILEDIRTYSVKEQQERLVAEAKAIFDEDRAMNEQMGQYGLELIPESAGILTHCNAGALATAGFGTALGVIRAAHQAGKEISVFADETRPLLQGARLTAWELMQDGIPVTLITDSMAAYVMKQKLVDLVIVGADRITANGDVANKIGTYGVALAAKAHGIPFYVAAPVSTFDLSLESGLQIPIEERDTEEVRRVGDSITAPPGVPVYNPAFDVTPAELVTAFITDRGVFRPPYLETLRAMAETK
- the mtnP gene encoding S-methyl-5'-thioadenosine phosphorylase, whose translation is MKASIAIIGGTGVYDPSMIGDPRDVKVDTPYGTVSLKLGNYAGKDVAFLNRHEEGHSVPPHLVNYRANILALKRLGVRQIIATAAVGSLNEAMGTNSLVVIDQFLDFTKARPSTFFEGGANGVIHTDVTHPYCARIRQTMLEAAKAEQLSAHDGGVYVCTEGPRFETPAEIRMYKMLGGDLVGMTSVPEAPLAREAEMCYATVCMVTNFAAGISPQVLTHMEVLDAMKANIENLKRLTMRTIAMLEPEADCECQHALAEFGGFTL
- the ftsY gene encoding signal recognition particle-docking protein FtsY, with translation MTGFFSRLKEGLTRTRQNLVEKVEALVTGRPKIDEELFEELEEALISADVGADTSLDLVERLRRTVKEQKISDPARIKDLLQEEVARILGNQAQPVAFDHQPTVVLIVGVNGVGKTTTIAKLAHRWKQEGRKVLLAAGDTFRAAAIDQLEIWGQRVGVEVIRHQEGSDPSAVAFDAVQAAVSRGVDVLIIDTAGRLHNKSHLMNELSKINRVLDRALPGAPHETLLVLDATTGQNAVSQARLFSEAVGLTGLVLTKLDGTAKGGVILAIAAEMQAPVKFIGIGEKMDDLRDFDPPEFARALFG
- the ffh gene encoding signal recognition particle protein — encoded protein: MFEGLAEKLQNTFKKLRGKGKVSEADVAEAMREVRMALLAADVSLKVVKDFVARVKERAVGQEVLESLTPGQQVVKVVYEELVALMGGTSSKLTLSPKPPTVVMLVGLQGAGKTTTVSKLGLFLRKQGRRPLLAACDVYRPAAVKQLQVLGNQLDLPVFSMGTGISPVDIAKGAVEHAVAHGRDMVLLDTAGRLHINEELMEELKSIKSSVRPHEILLVVDAMTGQDAVNVAESFHGQLGLDGVILTKLDGDARGGAALSVKAVTGCPIKFAGMGEKPDALEQFHPDRMASRILGMGDVLTLIEKAQANMDAQMAKDMEQRLRKAEFTLEDFLAQIQQMKKMGPLDQLMGMMPGMNKMKALKDVQIDDKDMKHVEAIILSMTPEERRNPQILKDSRKRRIARGSGTSVQQVNNLLKTFEQTRKIFKQFADMRGGKGPGKGPGGKKGMFRMPFMK